A single window of Chlamydiales bacterium DNA harbors:
- the waaF gene encoding lipopolysaccharide heptosyltransferase II produces MISLKNFQPKNIIVRLPNWVGDLVMATPILTDLRKAYPDAYITAMARSPVCELLQENPEINELFCFSKGNTFGRRVSKRNLIEKLRKGKYDLGILLPHSFSAAWWFWQGKVKYRLGYAGNGRRLLLTHSIPLPATMEEQHLVVTYKMLLEPLGIPISNTPPHLHLSQKEIFQARELLRQHGVSESSRIVGINPGATYGSAKCWLPERFREVTMRLLQDKDLFIIYFGDQANASLVKEICQGLPPRIINLAGLTSLRELASLISVCDVILTNDSGPMHIADALEVPVVALFGSTSEVVTGPYRSGIVIHKHVDCSPCYQRKCPIDFRCMKKIESDEVTEKILEQLAKSTSITSLGK; encoded by the coding sequence ATGATCTCTCTCAAAAATTTTCAGCCCAAGAATATTATCGTCCGCTTGCCCAACTGGGTGGGTGATCTGGTGATGGCGACGCCGATCTTAACCGATCTTCGAAAAGCCTATCCCGACGCCTATATCACAGCGATGGCGCGCTCTCCAGTCTGCGAACTTCTGCAGGAGAACCCCGAGATCAACGAGCTCTTCTGTTTCAGCAAGGGAAATACCTTTGGAAGGAGGGTTAGCAAAAGAAACCTGATCGAGAAACTGAGAAAGGGCAAGTATGATCTTGGCATTCTACTTCCTCACTCCTTTTCCGCGGCATGGTGGTTCTGGCAAGGTAAGGTAAAGTATCGTTTGGGCTATGCTGGAAATGGCAGAAGGTTGCTTCTCACGCACAGCATCCCCCTCCCTGCAACCATGGAAGAGCAGCATCTAGTCGTCACATACAAGATGCTTCTTGAACCCCTCGGAATTCCAATCTCTAATACCCCGCCCCATCTGCACCTCTCCCAGAAAGAGATCTTTCAAGCCCGGGAGCTGCTCCGTCAGCATGGCGTCTCCGAAAGCAGCCGCATTGTGGGAATTAATCCCGGAGCGACTTACGGCTCGGCAAAGTGCTGGCTGCCTGAGAGGTTTCGAGAGGTGACGATGAGACTCCTTCAGGATAAAGATCTCTTCATTATCTACTTTGGCGACCAAGCGAACGCTTCTCTTGTTAAAGAGATCTGTCAGGGCCTTCCTCCGCGGATCATCAATCTTGCAGGATTAACGTCGCTGCGCGAGCTCGCTTCTCTCATCAGCGTTTGCGACGTTATTCTCACGAATGATAGCGGACCGATGCACATTGCAGATGCTTTAGAGGTGCCAGTAGTGGCTCTCTTCGGTTCGACAAGTGAAGTCGTCACCGGACCCTACCGTTCGGGCATCGTGATTCACAAGCATGTCGACTGCTCTCCCTGCTACCAGCGCAAATGCCCCATCGATTTCCGCTGCATGAAGAAGATCGAGTCGGATGAAGTCACCGAGAAGATCTTAGAGCAGCTCGCTAAATCAACTTCTATTACCTCGCTAGGCAAATAG
- the ruvC gene encoding crossover junction endodeoxyribonuclease RuvC, which produces MKESESRVILGVDPGTRITGYGLINARSNKYEPLDFGTIRPAPKLPMAERYLVIFEGILSLIEKYQPIAMAIETQFVYKNVQSAMKLGMARCAAMLAAAKMGIPVYEYAPTKAKLAVAGNGGASKGQVQKMMQLLLNLSAIPEPEDAADALSLAVCHAHTEKQDVRIRSR; this is translated from the coding sequence ATGAAAGAATCTGAAAGCAGGGTCATTTTAGGCGTGGATCCCGGCACCCGGATCACGGGGTATGGGCTTATTAACGCCCGTTCCAATAAGTATGAGCCCCTCGATTTTGGGACGATCCGGCCAGCTCCCAAGCTTCCGATGGCAGAACGCTATCTGGTGATTTTTGAAGGAATTCTCTCCCTGATTGAAAAATACCAGCCCATCGCTATGGCAATAGAGACCCAGTTCGTGTATAAAAATGTGCAGAGCGCAATGAAGTTGGGAATGGCAAGGTGCGCTGCGATGCTGGCGGCAGCAAAAATGGGGATACCCGTTTACGAGTATGCACCAACGAAGGCAAAGCTCGCAGTAGCCGGAAATGGCGGAGCGAGTAAAGGCCAGGTGCAGAAGATGATGCAGCTACTGCTAAATCTCTCTGCCATCCCAGAGCCCGAGGATGCAGCCGACGCCCTCTCTCTTGCGGTCTGTCACGCACATACGGAGAAACAAGATGTTAGAATACGTTCGCGGTAA
- the ruvA gene encoding Holliday junction branch migration protein RuvA: protein MLEYVRGKLTGSTLEKATVEVGGLGYRFYIPFSTYAKLPPQGQEVLLYVTTIIREDSQRRFGFLSMGERDLFEEFNQISGIGPKTSLSLVGHMDIADLQLAVSQKNATALCKIPGIGKKTAERLVVELKDRLKKLSLPSAPTSPSGKKNLMIEDAIAALINLGYPAPRAERAVKTVLDTNGESLELSQLITQALKISR from the coding sequence ATGTTAGAATACGTTCGCGGTAAGCTCACAGGATCAACTCTAGAAAAGGCCACGGTCGAAGTCGGAGGCCTAGGCTACCGCTTCTATATCCCCTTTAGCACCTACGCGAAACTTCCTCCTCAAGGCCAGGAGGTGCTCCTCTATGTCACAACAATTATCCGTGAAGATAGTCAGAGGCGTTTTGGCTTTCTCTCCATGGGTGAGCGCGACCTCTTTGAAGAGTTCAATCAGATCTCTGGAATTGGCCCTAAAACCTCTCTCTCTCTGGTTGGACATATGGATATCGCCGATCTACAGCTCGCTGTTTCTCAAAAAAATGCTACTGCTCTCTGTAAGATCCCAGGCATCGGCAAGAAGACCGCCGAACGCCTAGTTGTAGAACTTAAAGATAGATTAAAAAAACTCTCTCTTCCAAGCGCGCCTACCTCTCCTTCAGGCAAAAAAAATCTCATGATCGAAGATGCGATTGCGGCTCTAATCAATCTGGGCTATCCAGCACCTCGTGCCGAGCGCGCTGTCAAAACAGTTCTTGATACAAACGGCGAATCTCTTGAGCTCTCCCAGCTCATCACCCAAGCCCTCAAAATCTCCCGCTGA
- the mnmE gene encoding tRNA uridine-5-carboxymethylaminomethyl(34) synthesis GTPase MnmE, with amino-acid sequence MEFVHRHYQIDDTIAAVATPPGEGGVAIIRISGKEALSVAEKIFSGPVRSYQSHTAHFGRILDEEGRTIDEVLLLPMLGSRSYTGEDTVEIHCHGGSLITRKVLQRVIQAGARPAAAGEFTFKAFMHGKLDLAQAEAVQNLIGARSELALHFAEQQLQGALSKTISEFQRGLTDLAAILEAWVDFPEEGLEFASMEEVVEMLTQIREKMERLSQTFYDGKRLHEGLSLCLAGPPNAGKSSLMNALLGKERAIVTEIPGTTRDLLEADLSLGDLNFRLVDTAGIRKTDERIEQEGIARSRQAILDADLVLLVFDAAQSFSDEDRALLDAAQGKRALIIWNKIDLLDAAPEIQTTLPSICISAKERRGLEELKEEIDKLIWKSGLPSKEEVLITSLRHREALARALAHLETLISGLKTGISPEFLSSDMRAALSELGTIIGTNITEDILSAIFSKFCVGK; translated from the coding sequence ATGGAATTCGTCCACCGCCACTACCAGATCGATGACACGATAGCCGCTGTTGCCACTCCTCCTGGCGAGGGCGGAGTTGCGATCATCCGCATCTCTGGAAAAGAGGCGCTCTCCGTTGCAGAGAAGATCTTCTCCGGGCCTGTGAGAAGCTATCAGTCGCACACAGCACACTTTGGTCGCATCCTCGATGAAGAGGGCCGCACCATCGATGAGGTGCTTCTCCTGCCGATGCTCGGATCCCGCTCTTACACTGGAGAAGACACCGTGGAGATCCACTGCCACGGAGGAAGCCTCATTACGCGCAAAGTGCTTCAACGGGTAATTCAAGCAGGCGCACGGCCAGCAGCGGCAGGCGAGTTCACTTTTAAAGCGTTTATGCATGGCAAGCTCGATCTTGCCCAAGCTGAAGCTGTTCAGAATTTAATCGGCGCGCGGAGCGAGCTTGCACTTCACTTTGCAGAGCAGCAGCTGCAGGGCGCCCTTTCGAAAACAATCTCCGAGTTTCAAAGGGGCTTAACGGACCTCGCTGCAATTTTAGAAGCGTGGGTCGACTTTCCCGAAGAGGGCCTCGAGTTCGCCTCCATGGAAGAGGTTGTGGAAATGCTCACGCAGATCCGCGAAAAGATGGAGAGACTCTCTCAGACCTTTTACGATGGCAAGAGGCTCCATGAGGGCCTATCTCTCTGTCTTGCAGGCCCTCCCAACGCGGGGAAATCCTCTCTGATGAACGCCCTTCTCGGCAAAGAGAGAGCTATCGTCACAGAGATCCCCGGTACAACGCGTGATCTCCTTGAAGCCGACCTGTCACTTGGCGATCTAAACTTCCGGCTCGTAGATACTGCGGGGATCCGTAAAACCGACGAGCGCATTGAACAGGAGGGCATCGCACGCTCCAGACAAGCCATTTTAGATGCCGATCTCGTCCTGCTCGTCTTCGACGCTGCGCAGAGTTTTTCGGATGAAGATAGGGCTCTTCTAGATGCAGCTCAAGGCAAGCGAGCGCTTATCATCTGGAATAAGATCGATCTTTTGGATGCTGCTCCTGAAATCCAAACTACTCTTCCCTCGATCTGCATCTCAGCAAAAGAGAGAAGGGGATTGGAAGAGCTGAAGGAAGAGATCGATAAGCTCATCTGGAAGAGCGGACTCCCTTCAAAAGAGGAGGTGCTGATCACATCGCTCAGGCATAGAGAGGCTCTTGCCCGAGCTCTTGCCCATCTAGAAACTCTCATTTCAGGCCTGAAAACCGGAATCTCTCCCGAGTTCCTCTCTTCTGACATGCGCGCTGCCTTAAGCGAACTTGGAACGATTATTGGAACAAATATCACAGAAGATATTCTAAGCGCGATCTTCTCAAAATTTTGTGTAGGGAAATGA
- the nth gene encoding endonuclease III, producing the protein MNKKEKAQLVQKVLNKLFPHPEIPLCHRDPYTLLIAVLLSAQCTDVRVNLVTPHLFAKASTPREMVNLSVEEIEALIRPCGLSKTKAKAILQLSKDLLTNHKGKVPSSFEELEALPGVGHKTASVVMSQAFGLPAFPVDTHIHRCAKRWGLSRAKNVVETERDLKRLFPEESWNKLHLQIIYFARTYCPARGHKPDLCPICCHLSK; encoded by the coding sequence ATGAATAAAAAAGAAAAAGCGCAGCTAGTTCAGAAAGTTTTAAATAAGCTCTTTCCCCACCCTGAAATTCCACTCTGCCACAGAGACCCGTATACGCTGCTCATCGCTGTGCTTCTTTCCGCTCAGTGCACAGATGTGCGCGTAAACTTAGTTACGCCCCACCTCTTTGCAAAAGCTTCCACACCGCGAGAGATGGTAAATCTATCTGTCGAAGAGATCGAAGCGCTCATCCGCCCTTGCGGACTCAGCAAAACCAAAGCAAAAGCGATCCTGCAACTCTCAAAAGATCTTCTCACAAATCACAAAGGAAAAGTTCCTAGCAGCTTTGAAGAGCTCGAAGCTCTTCCCGGAGTTGGACACAAGACCGCCTCTGTAGTCATGTCACAAGCGTTTGGCCTCCCAGCTTTTCCCGTCGACACGCACATTCACCGGTGCGCAAAGCGTTGGGGATTAAGCCGCGCAAAAAATGTGGTGGAAACCGAGCGCGATCTTAAGCGTCTCTTTCCGGAAGAGAGCTGGAATAAGCTACATCTCCAGATCATCTACTTCGCACGCACTTACTGCCCTGCCCGCGGCCACAAGCCCGACCTCTGCCCCATCTGCTGCCACCTCTCCAAATAA